From a single Parambassis ranga chromosome 2, fParRan2.1, whole genome shotgun sequence genomic region:
- the LOC114432353 gene encoding ribose-phosphate pyrophosphokinase 2 gives MPNIVLFSGSSHHDLSQKVADRLGLELGKVITKKFSNQETCVEIGESVRGEDVYIVQSGCGEINDNLMELLIMINACKIASSSRVTAVIPCFPYARQDKKDKSRAPISAKLVANMLSVAGADHIITMDLHASQIQGFFDIAVDNLYAEPAVLQWIRENIPEWKNCIIVSPDAGGAKRVTSIADRLNVDFALIHKERKKANEVDRMVLVGDVKDRVAILVDDMADTCGTICHAADKLIDAGAVKVYAILTHGIFSGPAISRINNAPFEAVVVTNTIPQEEKMKACPKIQVIDISMILAEAIRRTHNGESVSYLFSHVPL, from the exons ATGCCGAACATCGTACTTTTCAGCGGGAGCTCCCACCACGACCTGTCCCAGAAAGTGGCTGATCGGCTGGGACTGGAGCTGGGGAAAGTCATCACGAAGAAATTCAGCAACCAGGAGACATG CGTTGAAATTGGTGAGAGTGTGCGTGGCGAGGACGTGTACATCGTGCAGAGCGGCTGTGGCGAGATAAATGACAACCTGATGGAGCTGCTCATTATGATCAACGCCTGCAAGATCGCCTCCTCATCCCGCGTCACCGCCGTCATCCCATGCTTCCCCTACGCCCGGCAGGACAAGAAGGACAAG AGTCGAGCGCCAATATCGGCCAAACTGGTGGCGAACATGTTGTCTGTGGCCGGAGCAGACCATATTATCACCATGGACCTCCACGCCTCGCAGATCCAG gGATTTTTTGACATTGCTGTGGACAACCTGTATGCAGAACCCGCCGTTCTGCAGTGGATCAGAGAAAATATTCCAGAGTGGAAAAACTGTATCATCGTGTCTCCAGACGCTGGTGGAGCGAAACG TGTGACTTCCATTGCTGACCGCCTCAATGTGGACTTTGCCCTCAtccacaaagagaggaaaaaggcCAATGAGGTGGACCGCATGGTGCTGGTCGGTGACGTCAAGGACCGCGTGGCTATCCTGGTGGACGACATGGCTGACACCTGCGGCACCATCTGCCACGCAGCCGACAA GCTAATTGATGCTGGAGCTGTAAAGGTCTACGCCATCCTTACACACGGCATCTTCTCAGGCCCAGCCATCTCTCGCATTAACAACGCCCCGTTTGAGGCTGTGGTGGTGACGAACACCATCCCgcaggaggagaagatgaaagCGTGCCCAAAAATACAG GTCATCGACATCTCCATGATCCTGGCAGAGGCGATCAGGAGAACCCACAACGGCGAGTCTGTGTCCTACCTTTTCAGCCACGTACCCTTGTAA
- the LOC114432397 gene encoding thymosin beta-12, whose protein sequence is MSDKPDISEVTSFDKSKLKKTETQEKNPLPSKETIEQEKAAATS, encoded by the exons ATGAGTGACAAGCCCGACATTTCAGAGGTGACCAGCTTCGACAAGTCCAAGCTGAAGAAGACAGAGACGCAGGAGAAGAACCCCCTGCCCTCAAAAGAAA cCATCGAACAGGAGAAGGCGGCGGCGACGTCGTGA